ccttctgcagtttctattacttcttttctattctttctttttctgttttctccttcagcctacgttgatccttactgacttgtcttggtgtcataaacttctacttcctttgatgtccctcatgcctcaaataaagggaacgttcatcaagatggagtgttttaaaatgaagccatgcccatcccaaaagaagatgacgagagtccatgggagcaatatcacataatacttctttcacacattgccatgtactgaatttgatccatgcttgatccagatgaaaggttgctggtaactggagtttctccaccaatctttggctcacaacattgttttcgcttccgtaatcgaatgcaactaaacatggatggccttcggttaaacactttgtataataaacttcctttcctattccaggtctagatggccaggctgtgaataccaaatgatgtgaatccacagcgttcgattcgtttgactgatctatcattgttggaatgctaacaagcaagaaatttgagaaattatttaaaacgagaaaatggaaacataaaagaagatggaacggaaattgatagacatcacacttccaagaatggaagataagcctaagagttgaaacacacagagggataaaggacctttgatgaaactcatggattcttgaatcactcaagaacttaggagaatcactctcactaagatagatgagataaaactcgtttattttctgaataaaactcagcttgccttcattgatgaaaatggttcaacttatataggagctttaaccatcagaattacaaaagacacataaatttcaatatcatcccgcttaaagctattaattaatgatccactcaagctaataatgatccgctacttaatggttgattgtaactgaatttaaggctaccaaaagtcatccacaaactttgagcaaaggtcctcttgatcttccaaaggttggttcttaggttggcatatggacccttatttcaacttgaagataaagcaaaactaaagcccattaattggttaagcacaaacacaatttggtcagccaattttacaaagcattgggcccttgtttaaataaaagaaactgcatcaacacggcgcattagtcatcctccatttgacccatatgcaattcacatcataccctccttcttcgagaagatttgtcccgaatcttaagacactagttttaaagtaagtttttattatgatcttgtgaaggaattttattttttcgcaagttgaaactaattctcttcttccaggatcaaattcaacttgatatttgttactttccaatggttgcaatccgtcgataacatttcttgacaacagtaccccaccttgatatgtaacaataaataattccatgcgttgtgtttgacgaatttgcttcttatcgacggaccaaatgcatgataaagcactatgaacaagcttccttttcaaacatggaagttcgtgtatttccttcacatgcttatccttttgttcctgtaaaatgacatcacaaactgtagaagaaaatacattgacgaataaactttctctagttccatttctttttctttattttcccttccttctgcagtttctattacttcttttctattctttctttttctgttttctccttcagcctacgttgatccttactgacttgtcttggtgtcataaacttctacttcctttgatgtccctcatgcctcaaataaagggaacgttcatcaagatggagtgttttaaaatgaagccatgcccatcccaaaagaagatgacgagagtccatgggagcaatatcacataatacttctttcacacattgccatgtactgaatttgatccatgcttgatccagatgaaaggttgctggtaactggagtttctccaccaatctttggctcacaacattgttttcgcttccgtaatcgaatgcaactaaacatggatggccttcggttaaacactttgtataataaacttcctttcctattccaggtctagatggccaggctgtgaataccaaatgatgtgaatccacagcgttcgattcgtttgactgatctatcattgttggaatgctaacaagcaagaaatttgagaaattatttaaaacgagaaaatggaaacataaaagaagatggaacggaaattgatagacatcacacttccaagaatggaagataagcctaagagttgaaacacacaagggataaaggacctttgattaaactcatggattcttgaatcactcaagaacttaggagaatcactctcactaagatagatgagataaaactcgtttattttctgaataaaactcagcttgccttcattgatgaaaatggttcaacttatataggagctttaaccatcagaattacaaaagacacataaatttcaatatcatcccgcttaaagctattaattaatgatccactcaagctaataatgatccgctacttaatggttgattgtaactgaatttaaggctaccaaaagtcatccacaaactttgagcaaaggtcctcttgatcttccaaaggttggttcttagttggcatatggacccttatttcaacttgaagataaagcaaaactaaagcccattaattggttaagcacaaacacaatttggtcagccaattttacaaagcattgggcccttgtttaaataaaagaaactgcatcaacacggcgcattagtcatcctccatttgacccatatgcaattcacatcataccctccttcttcgagaagatttgtcccgaatcttaagacactagttttaaagtaagtttttattatgatcttgtgaaggaattttattttttcacaagttgaaactaatctcttcttccaggatcaaattcaacttgatatttgttactttccaatggttgcaatccgtcgataacatttcttgcaacagtaccccaccttgatatgtaacaataaataattccagcgttgtgtttgacgaatttgcttcttatcgacggacgaaatgcatgataaagcactatgaacaagcttccttttcaaacatggaagttcgtgtatttcctcacatgcttatccttttgttcctgtaaaatgacatcacaaactgtagaagaaaaacattgacgaataaactttctctagttccatttctttttctttattttcccttccttctgcagtttctattacttctttctattctttcttttttgttttctccttcagcctacgttgatccttactgacttgtcttggtgtcataaacttctacttcttttgatgtccctcatgcctcaagtaaagggaacattcatcaagatggagtgctttaaaatgaagccatgcccatcccaaaagaagatgacaagagtccatgggagcaatatcacataatacttctttcacacattgccatgtacggaatttgatccatgcttgatccagatgaaaggttgttggtaactgcaggttctccaccaatctttggctcacaacattgttttcgctttcgtaatcctCGAATGCAACCAAACATgaatggccttcggttaaacactttgtataataaactttctttCCTATTACAGgtctagatggccaggctgtgaataccaaatgatgtgaatccacagcgttcgattcgtttgactgatctatcattgttggaatggtaacaagcaagaaatttgagaaatcatttaaaacgagaaaatggaaacataaaagaagattgatatcgctgtcgttaggcgatcaaattaccactactttagcaacttcagtattgccagtttgtagtgaagaaaatagttagggttaagataaccctgagtcgtctcacaacgaatacggaattgatctcaaatatttgattctcaaaaatgcaattaaaactagcaattataaaaatagggggttttgatatgcaaagaaaatgacacggaagattgtaaacacaataatagtaaataggtcaattccactgctttttctaaataagattcttcattggttatctagagattattgttaaattaattattgttgttgatttacaaatcaatcaatgtaaagactcaattaatttgttggcgttctcacttttaaccaaagtacagtctcaattaaaagtgagaacttttagattatccatagtaaattcaatcaaagtacagtctcaattaattttactatgcctaatcatgtttattcctttgtttctttaccaaatagaaaacttaattaatcaaagtaaagtcttgactaattttagttaaagtaattacctctaatcaaattacagtctcaattattggcaaaaacttacttaatcaaatgaaagtttctaaacaaaatcaaagtaaagtctcaatttaatttaaaaaccttttaactcatatgattagcatgcatgtagttttaaaatcattattttctattcgattaagaagcaaaagacatagataaacaaaaaccacaacaataatcaaaataacaaaacatataaattcatctaacctcagaatccatttaagaaattacagtggaatcaacccttaaaagcttagccctccatggctttgatggaatacatgatgatatgaaggaaagaaaataaaagaaagaatgagagatgtggtggagacggtatctgccaaaaccagagagttctaagtgtctaagctgtaagctcTAAATTTCAGTCGTGAATTGTGTCCCGCTTCTACTctcttaagtctctttatataggcttccactggactttgggctttatctgtcagttgctaaaatcttttatttttatttaattaattagcaacttaatttctgtccaatttccaattctgcccctcttatttaagcatttttaccaaattgaccagaatttgaccagaattgactgctgactttgactagttgaccagagttgaccagttgaccagtttgactgtcctatcagacgctgacacgtggcagtgcagattctctctccagaattagggtttcactctcacactcttttGGCTGCAGAGAAGTGCAAGGTTCGTGTGGAAGCTGCTGCGACGGCGTGGTGGCTTCTCCGGTGGGCGCGATGGTTGCAGGTGCAGTGGTGGCACTGGTTCACGCGAAGATGGTGCTGCAGAACAGGTGGTGAAGAGGCGTTGCTGTTCGTGGTGGCCGTGCGCGGAGGTGCGTTGCAGAGGTTGTGAGTGCCTCCTCGCGGTGGTCAGAAACGCGGAGAAGATGGAGATGGCGGTGTTCTGGTTCGCTCTcggtggctgccatggctgaCGCGTTGTGGAGAAGCTTCGCGGAGGAGATGAAAATGGCGTCGCGATGGTGGAAGATGGTGGCGGAACAGTGGCGTTCTGCGCGAGGCTCgatggagatggtggtggcgtgATGGATGCTCGCGTTCGCTGCTGCCATGGAGAAGAAGGTGCGTTGCTCCGGTGGTGTTGCGGAGGCGCGCTGGTTTCCATCGCTGCTCGCGGAGGCGTGGTGGTCTTGCGGTGGCAGTTTcgatggcggcggcggcggctgccatggtggtggaaggagagaagaaaattagggttagggttttgggagatgaagatgatgacgtggcagaatctgattggttaatttggtgaggtggggattatgacacgtggcggcttatggttggctaattttaaaaggtggggattgccacatggcatgatctggttgaatggagtttaagtggtaggaggggtgcaacttagtgaaaactgggggtgcagaacaggtttttgtggtccacttgaggaaggagtgtgcaaataaaatctgggggtgcatttagctcctgatttattctttttcagaatttcttgattttggacttattttgtaactttgaatattttaaaatcacactattaattgaccaaaaataaattccagctgcatcaacaaacgttagaatatccaataatattttatgcaactaaaatcaatttttacaccacttttaccaaacttactcaataaatccaataatcacaaatcctaattaaatcaatctttaagcacagaaaattcaattaaatccccaaatttaaatattaaatgaggacaaaaatttgagctcatcacacacccacacttatccttttgcactcctgggcaaaattgaacaatttcaaaacttttttctgaggtcttttattccatattttcagtggattaaagaaatgaataccaatggaaacagatcaatcttctagaaatcatgttgtcatgcacaaacaaatggatgaaattctgtttttcacacatgagttaatcttttgagtttacaagataatcaaatatgaaagagaaacactcaagttaaatatatattttctcaccaagattcgctcaagtgttttggcttgtgttttcactcaaaatacccatgcaagtaaacactctcaatgcttagcaagactctaatattcacagctttcagaaaacatgcattcaaaaatcatgaggactttccacaggttataatgaggccaaggcaaaggtaggaaaaactttaggatttgtgtgtttttgaaatagtaaggaagaaagagttatggagcacagtttcaaaaacaatctttacttcttcttctttttttctcttttatcctttgttgctctttttcagacaacaatcatttttcatttcaacactctgtcatcaacaattattttccttttgccatttttacaactttgtgggggaaatactcacccccacactttattcctcaaccaatctcaacataatccactagctccttctttctccctaaggacaaacatggtctttttctttttaaggtttaacaatatgctcaaaacaagaaaaagaggtttaagctcaaggggctaccaatggatcaatgttatggttagcttatttggccaagtagctaaaaacaagaaatgcctcagtcatatcaaatcatgcatgttcacctaagatgcaaaacaatagaattaagctaaacatttgagtaccaacaagacatgagcaaatcacacaagaaaaataggaatggcacatggtagttcatccttacaataaagctcaaaactcacaaggtcaaaaacactttcacaaaagatttattccagaaactctcaaatcaactcaatcaagtaaatcacagaatcaatccattcatagcacatgactcttattttcccagaattatgaccgttccaattagtaaatcaaatccaaaaatccaatgtcaatatgttttattgaaaacagaaactttttttttaaataaaaacaaacaaaaacaaaattagaaaaggaaaaacaaaacaaaacaaatagaaaacgaaaacagaaaagggggaaatctccctacacccccacactttatccatgcattgtcctcaatgtattcaatatgtataaaatgcaaagaaaaagtatgaagtgtacttacctcctcaaggtggaaggtatgagggagaagtcaagttcatcccatccatcgtcttattcaacatatcttgattttcattgaatatccgaagacgatgcccattaactttaaaagttcttgctgaagattcttccttgatctccactgctccataagggaagacttctgtaacaatgtatggtccttcccaagtagaacgcaacttaccactcatgtgaccaagcttggatttgtatagtaacaccttctggcctaccttgaaatcctttctagccacaagcttttggtcatggaacttcttggttttctctttgtagaactttgaattttcataggctgctagcctaatctcctctagttcttgcaactgaagctttcgcttatttcctgcttcttccaaatccaagttgcatgctttcacggcccaataggcccgatgttcaatctccacaggtagatgacaagcctttccaaaaaccaccctgaaaggtgacatacctataggtgttttgtaggctgtcctgtgtgcccaaagtgcttcatccaatcttgtggcccaatcctttcgactaggcttcactactttctctagtatctttttaatctctctgttagagatctctgcttgtccattggtttgggggtgatatggtgtagcaatgcgatgtgtcaccccatacttcttcaacatgttctcaagtagcctattacagaaatgagtcccctggtcactgatgatggctcgtggtatcccaaatctgcagaaaatgttagacctgacaaaactcataacaacttgagaatcattagtccttgtagctatggcttccacccatttggagacatagtctacagcaagcaaaatataagaaaacccaaaagaaggaggaaaaggacccataaaatcaataccccaaatatcaaatacctcacaataaaGCATGGGTtattgaggcatttcatcccttcttgtaatggatctggctgccctttggcactgctcacaattttcatataccctctgtgcatctttaaaggtagtaggccaatataatccacaatccaacaccttcctacctgttcgttgtgtgccataatgtccaccaaaaggagacgaatgacagaactcaagcacatgaggtatctcgatatctggaacacacctccttatgacttggtcactaccaatgcgccataagattgggtcttcccagatagagtactttgcctcactttttagcttgattctttcatatttggagaaggaatgaggaatagcagaaacaaccaaataattaacaatgtcagcaaaccaaggttcaggaaacatacctttcacaacagtcaatgctaggaggacttcattaggaaagtcatccttaataggaatgttatcttctccattttcaatcctgctaagatgatcggctactaagttatgtgctccacttctgtctagaatctcaatgtcaaactcttggagcagtagcatccatctgatcaaccttggtttcgaatctgctttctttagaaggaattttaatgctgcatgatcagtataaacaattaccttggaaccaagtatatacggtctgaatttgtccaaggcaaacacaacggccaataattccttctcagtcgtggtgtagttggcCTGCGCTGtatccaatgttctggaagcataatatatcacatgtgatagcttcccatctttttgtgcaagcaccgctcctactgcaaagtttgatgcatcacacatcaactcgaatggtaatgtccagtcaggtggctggatgataggagtggtggtaagcgcctttttcaatgtatcaaacgcatctttgcacctctctccaaagtcaaacactacatccttttgcaacaaattggagagagggttagccatcttgctgaagtccttgataaaccttctgtaaaatcctgcatgtccaagaaaagatcgaacctctttcacagaagaggggtaagtcaattgtgaaataatatcaattttagcaggatctacagatataccattcttggaaacaacgtgacctaaaactataccttgttccaccataaaatgacatttttcaaaatttagaacaaggttagtttcttcacatctctccaagactctagcaagattagacaagcaatgatcaaaagatgaaccatatacactaaaatcatccataaaaacctcaatacaatgctccaacaaatctgtaaaaatactcatcatacatcgttgaaatgttccaggagcattgcaaaggccaaatggcattttcctataagcatatgtaccgaatggacaagtaaaagtagttttatgttgatcctctggggcaatacaaatctgaaaatacccagagaatccatcaagaaaacagtaatgagacttacctgccaatcgatctagcatctggtccatgaatggtaaaggaaagtggtccttcctggtggcctggtttagtcttctataatcaatgcagaccctccagctattctgaatacgagtaggaatcaactcgttcttctcattcttgaccacggtgatcccagatttcttggggaccacatgtacaggactcacccaagtgctgtcagaaataggatatataatacctgcttgaagcaacttggtgacttctttcttcacaacctccatcagctgaggattcagtctcctctgaggttgcctcactggcttagcatcctcctccaagagtattctgtgcatgcagaaagaaggactaataccaggaatatctgccaaagtccagcctattgctcgcttgtgatctttgataacctgcaatagcttttgttcctgctcgtcagtaagcaaggcagatataataacagggagtttcccatccctttcaagataaacatatttcaaatgagatggtaaaggtttcaactccaaagtgggtggttgttccacagatggcaacattttattgcctaaggtaatttcagccacctcagcatcacacttggacgctacagaggtatcaaatagtgacaccgcgtcctcaacatcacctgttttaaaattttctctttcgtctaaaattgaacccgaaatattcgaaagagaaaaatccaaagaagaagaaaaaccagataaagtgtccaaaagtccaaaagcataattgttcactacattactcaataaatcaatgcaaaacaaagaatggtcttcaattgggtgcttcatggcttctagcacgttgaactgcaccttctcatctcctatctccatagtcaaggatcctgcatgcacgtctatcttggtacgtgctgtcatcatgaatggtcttcccaagatgattgtggttgaactcattccttcatcatccttcatatccaagatatagaaatctgcaggaaaaattaacttgtccacacggacaagcacatcttctagcacacctgcagggttaactgtgctacggttggccaactgaatgaccacaccagtagacttaagaggtccaagatgaagtgaagtaaaaacagataaaggcattacattaatagaagctcctaaatctaacatagcattgtcaaacttagtacttcctataatgcagggaacagaaaacatacctggatccttacacttttgcggcattctgactgcaggcttcttaattaagctagagacgtttcttcccatgttcactacctctttgtccataatacgccttttatgtgtacataattctttgagaaacttggcgtatttaggaatttgtctcacaacatccaacaaagggatgtttatctccactttcttgaaagtattcaggatttctttgtctaactcctccatctttttagtttttggtttcaaacggtttggatagggaggaggaggagaataaggagaaggattttcagaggaagtattaggggataccaacctggagttatcactgggtgcaggcatctcagatgttgcttgtgttgcttcatctgatcttcctctttcatcattaggtacaacttcattgtccttatcttcatcttcttgggcatccccaagaccttgtatttgcttacccgatcttaaagtaatagcacttacatttctcgggttgattacagtttgtgcaggcaaattgcttgagccttgttgagacttcatctgatttaactcatttgccatttgtccaatctggttctgcaagttttgataggttgcttccatcgtctgtttcaactcattgatttgtcccttcatcatgtcagccatcattttcatcattgcttccatgtttgaatcaccagaggttgcagctggttgtggttgttgcctctgttgaggtggaacatagacttgttggtgttgaggttgttgatttccccatttctggctgggatattccttccaatctgggttgtacttgttggaggacaaatcatggttgtattgctgccgaggtggtctattattgccatagatgtttgcagcatatgcctgaggttgttcattgtctaacgtccctgtctcttttaacatagaacaagcctctgtaggatgattagtagaagcacaaattccacataaagtagaagggataggctttttctgtaagtctgtcaaggtccttaccatggccgctaagtcatccaacttcccttctaatttcttgtgatctgcaacatatgaagcttctactccatgggttcccttcaatagagttatagaattactccttgtggaaaattgttgatggttcgacgccatagtttcaatcaattgtcttgcatttgttggcgttttgtccaccaatgaccctccacttgcagcatctatcatttgtctatccatgatactcaatccctcataaaagtattgaatgaggagatgctcgtttatttggtgatgaggacaggaagcacacaactttttgaatctctcccaatactcgtgaagactttctctttcttgttgccttatcccataaatatctttgcgaatagcagcaactctagatgctggaaaaaacttttccagaaataatcttttcagagtctcccaggtattgatggatcctggcggaaggcagtataaccaattcttagcggcatcttgcaatgagaatggaaaagccttaagcttgatatgttcctctgtcactattgtaggtctcatggatgaacaaacaacatgaaattccttcaaatgatggtacgggtcttctcctgctaatccatggaatttgggtaaaagatggattaacccagact
This region of Vigna unguiculata cultivar IT97K-499-35 unplaced genomic scaffold, ASM411807v1 contig_500, whole genome shotgun sequence genomic DNA includes:
- the LOC114172241 gene encoding pectinesterase inhibitor 10-like, whose translation is METSAPPQHHRSNAPSSPWQQRTRASITPPPSPSSLAQNATVPPPSSTIATPFSSPPRSFSTTRQPWQPPRANQNTAISIFSAFLTTARRHSQPLQRTSAHGHHEQQRLFTTCSAAPSSREPVPPLHLQPSRPPEKPPRRRSSFHTNLALLCSQKSVRVKP